A genomic segment from Neobacillus sp. YX16 encodes:
- a CDS encoding nuclease-related domain-containing DEAD/DEAH box helicase — MAITIPETIRSSATTGERLFFRTLKTILPDDYIVYFEPDIQGRRPDFVIIGPDLGIVVLEVKDYTKNTLFQINHDEWHIVTTSGEQAVIKSPMKQARDNMFHVVDTLKKDKSLIQLEGKYKFQLKFPYGHGVVFTRMNSKDFIKDGLYSVIEPNLSLTRDEIDPDKEGFSEEILMEKILNMFVVPFRLKESLSIEDINAIRYHLFPEVRISAEYKPPVPYQDQLLLSLHDIKTMDLHQENLAKQIGDKNRLIRGVAGSGKTIILASRAKMLSKQNPDWKILILCYNISLSNAIQQMIHHMLNEPEDLFDFDPNAKSIQNENIIVRNFHSWLKNDLRIREQQLSDIIEKLERNEAILPTYDAVLIDEGQDFEADWLRLVSLLINADTQSLLLVEDRAQTIYQRKRSYLQDTGLSFQGRSKVLSINYRNTQQIVKFAWEFYRKHSMFKNKVVNRELEGEIIAPQSTKRKGPEPGIVKATTFFEEMRIVARSIKKLHIEKKVPLQDILILYRVKRTHKYPIIDIIKRSLKDEGLPYFWITENDVSKRSFAKDDGRVKISTIDSSKGLDFRAVFIVNVDSMPFPLEENKEREVSLLYIGMTRAKEFLCLSYSGESEFTHYLDKVNLERKQVKQGVEKVN; from the coding sequence ATGGCAATTACGATTCCCGAGACAATTCGATCATCTGCGACAACAGGAGAGAGGCTGTTTTTTCGAACGCTTAAGACCATTTTACCAGATGATTACATTGTTTATTTTGAACCTGATATTCAAGGAAGAAGACCTGATTTTGTCATTATTGGGCCTGACCTTGGCATTGTCGTCTTAGAAGTGAAGGATTATACGAAGAATACACTTTTTCAAATTAATCATGATGAATGGCATATTGTTACTACCTCTGGAGAACAAGCGGTCATTAAAAGTCCGATGAAGCAGGCAAGGGACAATATGTTTCATGTGGTTGATACATTAAAAAAAGATAAGAGTCTGATTCAGTTAGAGGGTAAATATAAATTTCAATTAAAGTTCCCTTATGGCCATGGTGTTGTTTTTACACGAATGAATTCAAAGGATTTTATTAAGGATGGCTTATATTCGGTTATAGAACCCAATCTTAGTTTAACGAGAGATGAAATTGACCCAGACAAAGAGGGATTTTCAGAAGAAATATTAATGGAAAAGATCCTCAATATGTTTGTCGTTCCATTCCGATTAAAGGAATCGCTATCCATAGAGGACATCAACGCTATTCGATATCACTTATTTCCTGAGGTGCGGATTAGTGCTGAATACAAACCGCCTGTACCTTATCAGGACCAGCTTTTGTTGTCCTTGCATGATATTAAGACCATGGATCTTCACCAGGAGAATTTAGCTAAACAAATTGGAGATAAGAACCGCTTAATACGTGGCGTTGCTGGAAGCGGCAAAACGATCATTTTAGCAAGCCGGGCAAAGATGTTATCAAAACAAAATCCAGACTGGAAGATTCTCATTCTCTGCTACAATATTTCTCTTTCAAATGCGATTCAGCAAATGATCCATCATATGCTCAATGAGCCTGAGGATCTGTTTGATTTTGATCCGAATGCGAAGTCTATACAAAATGAGAATATCATAGTCAGGAATTTTCACTCCTGGTTAAAGAACGATTTAAGGATAAGGGAACAGCAGCTTTCAGATATCATAGAAAAACTAGAAAGAAATGAAGCGATTCTACCTACATATGACGCCGTTTTGATTGATGAAGGGCAAGACTTTGAAGCTGACTGGCTCCGATTGGTTAGTTTACTAATTAATGCAGATACACAGTCTCTACTACTAGTAGAGGACCGCGCTCAAACCATTTATCAGCGGAAGCGCTCCTATTTGCAGGATACGGGCTTAAGTTTTCAAGGAAGATCAAAGGTTCTGTCCATCAATTATCGCAACACCCAGCAGATTGTAAAGTTTGCTTGGGAATTTTACCGCAAGCATTCGATGTTTAAAAATAAAGTAGTCAATCGTGAACTAGAGGGTGAGATCATTGCACCTCAGAGTACGAAGCGAAAAGGTCCTGAGCCTGGTATCGTAAAGGCAACGACTTTTTTTGAGGAAATGAGAATAGTTGCTCGCTCCATAAAGAAATTACATATCGAGAAAAAAGTCCCGCTACAGGACATCCTCATTCTTTACCGAGTTAAACGGACACATAAATATCCTATTATTGATATTATCAAGCGTTCTTTGAAGGATGAAGGATTACCTTACTTTTGGATCACTGAAAACGACGTCTCAAAACGCTCTTTTGCAAAAGATGATGGTAGAGTTAAAATTAGTACCATTGATAGCAGTAAAGGATTAGATTTCCGAGCGGTTTTTATCGTTAATGTGGACTCTATGCCGTTTCCGCTTGAGGAAAATAAAGAAAGGGAGGTTTCACTTCTTTACATTGGGATGACAAGAGCAAAGGAATTTCTTTGTTTATCCTATTCTGGTGAATCTGAATTTACGCATTATTTAGATAAAGTTAATTTAGAAAGAAAACAAGTAAAGCAAGGTGTTGAGAAGGTTAATTAA
- a CDS encoding amidohydrolase family protein: protein MRNSSFTVEGIHYKDKTGVRISINEGVIQSIESSIVDDPTIFIAPSFIDLQVNGYMGIDFNNISLSEQEIEKAVNFLLAEGVTSFYPTIITNSYENITKLVHTISHAIEKNELVRDVIPGIHLEGPFLSLEDGPRGAHNKMDIQPPDWGFFHKLNESVNGLIKMVTLSPEWDNAEDFIRKAVEHNVLVSIGHTSASSEQIYQAVKAGARLSTHLGNGTHVMLPRHPNYLWDQLAEDSLAATVIADGFHLPSSVLKVIEKVKKDNMLIISDSVALAGLPPGNYETAVGGKVTLTKEGKLYLNGNPRLLAGSAQSILWGVNSLVSMGVTSLSKAIDKASILPARLMNLPQKNAFQIGSPADFIFYNMIDERLELVGTMKSGKPLNTKKQENGV from the coding sequence ATGAGAAATAGTAGTTTTACAGTAGAAGGCATACATTATAAAGACAAAACAGGAGTTCGAATTTCGATAAATGAAGGAGTAATTCAGTCTATCGAGTCATCCATAGTTGATGATCCAACTATCTTTATTGCCCCTAGTTTTATAGATCTTCAAGTAAACGGTTATATGGGAATCGATTTTAATAACATTTCTCTTAGTGAACAAGAAATTGAAAAAGCAGTTAATTTTTTACTAGCTGAAGGTGTTACGTCTTTTTACCCTACCATTATTACAAACTCTTATGAGAATATAACGAAGCTAGTTCATACTATTTCACACGCAATTGAAAAGAATGAGTTAGTGCGAGATGTGATTCCAGGCATCCATTTAGAGGGTCCATTTTTATCTCTGGAGGATGGTCCAAGGGGTGCGCATAACAAAATGGATATTCAGCCTCCTGACTGGGGGTTTTTTCATAAATTAAATGAATCCGTAAATGGGTTAATAAAAATGGTTACATTATCTCCGGAATGGGACAATGCAGAAGATTTTATAAGAAAAGCAGTTGAACATAATGTTCTGGTTTCTATTGGTCATACGTCCGCATCATCAGAACAAATTTACCAGGCAGTAAAAGCAGGTGCAAGGTTGTCGACACACTTAGGGAACGGTACCCATGTGATGCTCCCAAGGCATCCAAACTATTTGTGGGATCAATTGGCCGAAGATTCATTGGCTGCCACTGTGATTGCAGACGGTTTTCATTTACCATCTTCAGTTCTGAAGGTAATTGAAAAGGTGAAAAAAGACAATATGTTGATCATTAGTGACAGTGTGGCTTTAGCTGGTCTGCCTCCCGGTAATTATGAAACAGCGGTTGGGGGAAAGGTAACCTTAACGAAAGAGGGTAAGCTTTATTTAAATGGCAATCCACGATTACTCGCGGGATCAGCGCAAAGCATTTTATGGGGAGTAAATTCTTTAGTTTCTATGGGTGTTACCAGTTTGTCAAAAGCTATTGACAAAGCCTCAATACTACCTGCAAGGCTAATGAATTTGCCGCAAAAAAATGCTTTTCAAATAGGGTCCCCTGCAGATTTCATTTTTTACAACATGATAGATGAGCGGTTGGAACTAGTGGGAACGATGAAGTCTGGAAAGCCACTTAATACTAAAAAACAAGAGAATGGAGTCTAA
- a CDS encoding neutral/alkaline non-lysosomal ceramidase N-terminal domain-containing protein, which yields MSLLLGTYELEISPRLPIQLAGFAHREGNAVEVHSPLFLKTFYFERKGKEILLFIGDVIWWDTDLVRKWRSSIYHEYHIQPDSICFHATHNHSGPQTSYSFTSLLGVADSSFLDSLEEKIIESVRLAKSNKEYVTPTLRQSTCDISVHRRYFEGNKVVMQPNLNAFVDQNLSIVTFENEMKDLKGMFIHYACHPTSTDANVISAEFPGFCCSQLQKKYKEAVIGYLQGCCGDVRPALIKDNHFFRGSLSDMERIGNQLAESVIQALEHQSGKKLEMNGIEAKVIQIPLSFQKPYSFNKDMEAFPKVLEIWKEHVAKHWKKNRELDLEMQFLQFGNELSFVCFSGEMVQKYGVFVKENIPNSLALGYCNGMVGYVPTRTQIREGGYESEDFIYYFGLPAPFQEGIEEIILHSIKNNLVGDKIDG from the coding sequence ATGTCTTTACTACTTGGAACCTATGAACTAGAAATTTCCCCAAGGCTGCCAATCCAACTGGCGGGGTTCGCTCATAGAGAGGGTAATGCGGTGGAAGTCCATTCTCCTCTTTTTTTAAAGACTTTTTATTTTGAACGAAAAGGAAAAGAAATCTTACTTTTTATTGGCGATGTAATCTGGTGGGATACCGATCTTGTTCGTAAATGGAGAAGCAGCATATATCATGAATATCACATTCAACCAGACTCCATTTGTTTTCATGCAACACATAATCATAGCGGTCCACAAACTAGCTATTCTTTTACAAGTCTTTTAGGGGTTGCTGATAGCAGCTTCCTAGACTCTTTAGAAGAAAAGATAATAGAAAGTGTAAGACTTGCTAAGAGTAATAAGGAATATGTTACTCCAACTTTGAGACAATCAACGTGTGATATAAGCGTACATCGACGTTATTTTGAAGGCAATAAAGTTGTTATGCAGCCAAATTTGAATGCATTTGTTGATCAAAATCTATCAATCGTTACATTTGAAAATGAAATGAAAGATTTAAAAGGAATGTTCATTCATTACGCTTGCCATCCTACCTCAACGGACGCGAATGTCATATCTGCAGAGTTTCCAGGCTTCTGTTGCTCACAACTTCAAAAAAAATACAAAGAAGCAGTAATTGGCTATCTTCAAGGCTGCTGTGGGGATGTGCGACCAGCTTTGATTAAGGACAATCACTTTTTTCGGGGAAGCCTGTCCGATATGGAAAGAATAGGAAACCAACTTGCTGAGTCGGTTATTCAAGCATTGGAGCATCAATCGGGTAAAAAGCTTGAGATGAATGGCATTGAAGCAAAAGTGATTCAAATCCCACTTTCATTCCAGAAACCTTATTCTTTTAATAAAGATATGGAAGCCTTCCCGAAAGTGCTAGAGATTTGGAAGGAACATGTGGCGAAGCATTGGAAAAAGAATAGAGAGTTAGATTTAGAGATGCAATTTTTACAGTTTGGAAATGAGTTATCTTTTGTATGTTTTAGTGGAGAAATGGTGCAAAAATATGGCGTATTTGTAAAAGAAAATATTCCAAATTCACTAGCTCTTGGATATTGTAATGGAATGGTTGGATATGTGCCGACAAGAACTCAAATAAGAGAAGGCGGATATGAGTCAGAAGACTTTATCTACTATTTTGGATTGCCTGCGCCATTTCAAGAGGGAATAGAAGAGATTATTCTCCATTCGATAAAAAATAATTTAGTAGGTGATAAAATTGACGGTTAA
- a CDS encoding ROK family transcriptional regulator encodes MIKGPGILREQNQKKILSLLRKYKQTSRKDLASMMGVSKNTVSIIVDQYISAGVIREVGVNDIQKVGRPKILLELNEDAYNAIGLVIHHNGIEYVVTNYSLNVIREGFETIDCMDATYVCNQIIRIVSALLDEYSNVLGVGIGVPGIVNSREGIVYESTNLQWKNVNISELLKYSISLPIIIQNSVKIASLCSNVLEEDFSNSSFFYIRIGDGIGGAFINDGDIWNGESFTSGEIGHISVDPSGALCGCGQKGCLEKLISEKAFREWLSNLEKGIIKLSEVEKNRKIEETLDKYGSYLAVSLISIFNIINPGKIVIDSPYNQYEVFQTSLKNYLGRNALKIPYSNTQIIFNEEPYSLLLGAATAVILNFEK; translated from the coding sequence ATGATTAAAGGTCCGGGTATCTTACGAGAACAAAATCAAAAGAAGATACTTTCCCTATTGCGCAAATATAAACAAACCTCTAGAAAAGATTTGGCTAGTATGATGGGAGTAAGTAAAAATACCGTTTCCATTATCGTTGATCAATATATAAGTGCCGGAGTGATTAGAGAAGTCGGAGTGAATGACATACAAAAAGTGGGGCGACCAAAAATATTACTTGAATTAAATGAGGATGCCTACAATGCAATTGGCCTTGTCATTCATCATAATGGAATTGAATATGTAGTTACAAACTATTCTTTAAATGTAATAAGAGAAGGTTTTGAAACAATTGATTGTATGGACGCTACTTATGTTTGCAACCAAATCATTCGAATTGTATCAGCCTTGTTAGATGAGTATTCCAATGTTTTAGGCGTGGGAATAGGAGTACCGGGAATTGTGAATTCGAGAGAAGGAATTGTCTACGAGTCAACGAATCTCCAGTGGAAAAACGTTAATATTTCTGAGTTATTAAAGTATTCAATCTCTTTACCAATCATTATTCAAAACAGTGTAAAAATAGCTTCGTTATGTTCCAATGTATTAGAGGAAGATTTTTCTAATAGCAGCTTCTTTTATATACGAATTGGAGATGGGATTGGTGGAGCGTTCATTAATGACGGGGATATCTGGAATGGAGAGAGCTTTACATCAGGGGAAATAGGTCATATTTCAGTTGATCCAAGTGGGGCTCTATGTGGATGTGGCCAAAAAGGTTGTCTTGAAAAATTGATAAGCGAAAAGGCGTTTAGAGAGTGGCTTTCAAACCTAGAAAAAGGAATTATCAAATTATCTGAGGTTGAAAAAAATAGAAAAATAGAAGAAACGCTTGATAAATATGGAAGCTATTTAGCAGTTTCTTTAATTAGTATTTTTAATATAATAAACCCTGGAAAGATTGTAATAGACAGTCCGTACAATCAATACGAAGTATTTCAAACTTCTTTAAAAAATTACCTTGGAAGAAATGCGTTAAAGATACCATACTCTAATACCCAGATTATCTTTAATGAGGAACCTTATTCGTTATTACTAGGCGCTGCTACTGCTGTTATACTTAATTTTGAAAAGTAG
- a CDS encoding SIS domain-containing protein, whose product MKYALNYYENVKSYLEQIILTESDSINKAAKIVANQIKEDKVVYVYGPGGHSNLASQELFFRAGGLMHISAILDEGTLLSGGALRSMAIERIPGYGKIVIGDYGLKSGDLLIIVNAYGINSATIDAAMEAKRLGVKTIGVSSFKHAASTPKEHPARHPSKENLHDLVDLAIDSKVDVGDAVIKIDSLEQKVGAISTFVNSYILNSISMEAIALLVEQGIHPPIWQSGNSTGGDEWNQQFISRFKDKIKKL is encoded by the coding sequence ATGAAATATGCTCTTAACTACTATGAAAATGTAAAATCATATTTAGAACAAATTATTTTGACTGAAAGCGATAGTATCAATAAGGCGGCAAAGATTGTCGCAAATCAAATAAAAGAGGACAAAGTTGTTTATGTTTATGGACCAGGCGGGCACTCAAATCTTGCTTCTCAAGAATTGTTCTTTCGGGCAGGCGGGTTAATGCATATAAGTGCAATCTTAGATGAAGGAACACTGTTGAGCGGTGGTGCCCTTCGATCAATGGCTATTGAGCGCATACCTGGATATGGGAAAATTGTCATTGGAGATTACGGCTTAAAATCAGGTGATTTGCTTATCATTGTTAACGCGTATGGTATTAATTCAGCCACAATTGATGCTGCAATGGAGGCAAAGCGATTAGGCGTAAAAACGATAGGAGTATCATCTTTTAAGCATGCGGCTTCAACACCAAAAGAACATCCTGCAAGACATCCTTCAAAGGAAAATTTACATGATCTAGTCGATTTAGCCATTGACTCAAAAGTTGATGTAGGGGATGCTGTAATCAAAATAGATTCTTTAGAACAAAAGGTTGGTGCCATTTCTACATTTGTGAATTCCTATATATTAAATTCTATATCAATGGAAGCAATCGCATTATTAGTTGAGCAAGGCATTCATCCTCCTATTTGGCAAAGCGGAAATTCCACTGGTGGAGATGAATGGAATCAACAGTTTATTTCACGATTTAAAGACAAAATTAAAAAATTATAG
- a CDS encoding ABC transporter ATP-binding protein has product MNILFKGIIDKLFKTTQPTSTSQYQSISQAEVEALVDAKLKEHAAALETTISDKGNQVPIQDEDYTLSAKQIEYALSLIEKVKEEFELAIDPTKLTIKDLNRLIAYNRYKNKGTLINLVKKGVLKKK; this is encoded by the coding sequence GTGAATATATTGTTTAAAGGAATAATAGATAAGCTATTTAAAACTACTCAACCTACGAGTACTTCTCAATATCAATCAATTAGTCAAGCAGAAGTGGAGGCATTAGTAGACGCAAAGCTAAAGGAACATGCTGCTGCATTAGAAACCACAATCTCAGATAAAGGAAACCAAGTTCCCATCCAGGATGAAGATTACACCTTATCAGCAAAGCAAATCGAATATGCACTATCGTTGATTGAAAAAGTAAAAGAGGAATTTGAACTGGCAATCGATCCAACCAAGCTAACCATTAAAGATTTAAATAGATTAATTGCCTATAATCGTTACAAGAATAAGGGTACCCTTATTAATCTCGTGAAAAAGGGTGTACTTAAAAAGAAATAA
- a CDS encoding AGE family epimerase/isomerase, translating to MNSNKFAQFYSQEIVRDFWPFWEKAFDDQNGGVFTCFTNDGKQLISSDKYTWSQGRFLWLCSELYQLAKEGIVSLDLDELKVMADKTYTFLKRHTLMESNHVLYAVTNDGKQINGQTDISVYADCFFVLGINKYAEVFKNEEAFQLALLVYQTIIKRVGTGSIKTEPYPIPKDFLSHSLNMILLNVVQEIEVTARVFSYPIQDLDIKCSKDISQYIINEFIEEDGRCIELKRKSGKSEDLLLERHLNPGHILEATWFHLHSLNNWEENQQQDVLSILSKVALNALNRGWDEEYGGLLRFVDKDGGKPVGQVNDHDPYCTLICETWDTKLWWPHSEALYTLLLLYKYTKEQVFMEWYQKLYAYIFRTFPNPNKEVGEWIQIRNRKGEPLNKVVALPVKDPFHILRNFILIIKLYK from the coding sequence ATGAATTCAAATAAGTTTGCTCAGTTCTATAGTCAGGAAATTGTCCGAGATTTTTGGCCCTTTTGGGAAAAAGCGTTTGATGATCAAAACGGCGGTGTCTTTACCTGCTTTACAAATGATGGAAAACAGCTAATTAGCTCGGATAAATACACTTGGTCACAAGGGCGTTTTCTCTGGCTTTGTTCAGAATTGTATCAGTTAGCAAAAGAAGGTATTGTTTCTTTAGATTTAGATGAATTAAAAGTTATGGCTGATAAAACGTATACCTTTCTAAAAAGACACACGCTTATGGAGTCAAATCATGTGCTTTATGCCGTCACAAATGATGGGAAACAAATAAATGGACAAACCGACATAAGTGTATATGCAGATTGTTTTTTCGTTCTAGGGATTAATAAATATGCCGAAGTATTTAAGAATGAAGAAGCCTTTCAGCTAGCTTTATTGGTTTATCAAACGATCATCAAACGAGTTGGCACGGGTTCTATTAAAACAGAGCCTTATCCAATTCCAAAAGATTTTCTGTCACATTCTTTAAATATGATTCTATTAAATGTTGTTCAAGAAATTGAGGTAACTGCTAGAGTGTTTTCATACCCAATCCAGGACTTAGACATTAAGTGCTCTAAGGATATAAGTCAATATATCATTAACGAATTCATTGAAGAGGATGGCAGATGTATTGAATTAAAAAGAAAAAGTGGAAAAAGTGAAGACTTACTATTAGAAAGGCATCTAAATCCTGGCCATATTTTAGAGGCTACTTGGTTTCACCTTCACAGTTTAAATAATTGGGAAGAAAATCAGCAACAGGATGTACTTAGCATACTCTCAAAAGTCGCATTGAACGCACTAAATCGAGGATGGGATGAAGAATATGGCGGTCTGCTGCGGTTTGTTGATAAAGATGGTGGAAAGCCTGTTGGTCAAGTAAATGATCATGACCCATATTGTACCCTTATTTGTGAAACATGGGATACAAAATTGTGGTGGCCACATTCTGAGGCGTTGTATACGTTGCTACTGCTTTATAAATATACAAAGGAACAGGTTTTCATGGAGTGGTACCAAAAGCTGTATGCTTATATTTTCCGGACCTTTCCGAATCCAAATAAAGAAGTTGGAGAATGGATACAGATTAGAAATCGCAAAGGTGAACCTTTAAATAAAGTAGTCGCGCTTCCAGTTAAAGATCCATTTCATATTTTAAGGAACTTTATATTAATCATTAAGCTATATAAATGA
- a CDS encoding DUF4011 domain-containing protein produces the protein MKDKLIHMRDKLNDISRRNRSIRLLKLYNKWSFDLTELDTLNRLSKERASVSVVEQIINQSKNEVILLKPTVSNETSMNLSRKLTDLYRNIKGIEDETGIHDFYLGFPFLSGMLSDGTFFQAPLFLYPLRLEKNNVNAQKWVLKLDDSGPQINRTLFLAFKKLNNLSFNEEFFEQAAEISTQYNYEEWLSFLKKFEMNVSFSPKGLSKLKEYKREEVPTVAGLTMLENAVIGNFPQGGSSLVKDYEELITLSEESDLSLAGELIEPRDVEFEVEGEQLQPGNETKIDDTEVLNLLQADGSQEEIIKDARYKKGLVVHGPPGTGKSQVIVNLITDALQQEKKILVVCQKRAALDVVYQRIDGLGLSNHVALVHDEKNDRKKLYAKVGAVLEQNQVSFENAINHLSSTSKKLSTQEELLNSIADALYRYQDFGLRLYDLYGLARPVGETTQILDLHTVLPELNKDRLVDIAEKVYTYAEWFERFGDEDFPLKERKTFSHFNMKEKLEAIELLNDVIDKAKKLLNT, from the coding sequence ATGAAAGACAAATTAATACATATGAGGGATAAGCTAAATGATATCAGTCGACGTAATCGATCCATTCGATTATTGAAGCTTTATAACAAGTGGAGTTTTGATTTAACAGAATTGGATACCTTAAACAGGCTGTCAAAGGAAAGGGCCAGTGTCTCGGTTGTAGAACAAATTATAAATCAGTCTAAGAATGAAGTCATTCTATTGAAGCCAACTGTTAGCAATGAAACCTCAATGAATCTTTCTAGAAAACTAACGGATTTATATAGAAATATTAAGGGAATTGAAGATGAAACAGGAATACATGATTTTTATTTGGGATTCCCATTTTTATCTGGGATGTTGTCAGATGGGACGTTTTTCCAAGCTCCTTTATTTTTGTACCCGTTAAGGCTTGAAAAAAATAATGTTAACGCACAAAAATGGGTACTCAAATTGGATGATAGTGGTCCCCAAATCAATCGGACGTTATTTTTGGCGTTTAAGAAGCTGAACAACCTATCTTTTAATGAGGAATTCTTTGAACAAGCTGCCGAAATATCGACCCAGTATAACTACGAAGAATGGCTTTCATTTTTAAAGAAGTTTGAAATGAATGTCTCATTTAGTCCAAAAGGTCTATCAAAACTGAAGGAATATAAAAGGGAAGAAGTACCAACAGTTGCTGGTCTAACGATGTTGGAGAATGCGGTAATTGGAAATTTTCCACAGGGAGGATCGTCACTCGTTAAAGACTATGAGGAACTCATTACTCTTTCTGAAGAAAGTGATTTATCGTTAGCTGGTGAACTTATTGAGCCTCGAGATGTAGAATTTGAGGTTGAAGGAGAGCAGCTACAGCCAGGGAACGAAACAAAAATAGATGATACCGAGGTATTAAACCTCTTGCAAGCGGATGGTTCACAAGAAGAAATCATCAAAGATGCACGTTATAAAAAAGGGCTTGTTGTGCATGGACCGCCTGGAACAGGGAAATCTCAAGTAATTGTTAATCTCATCACTGACGCTCTTCAACAAGAAAAGAAAATACTTGTCGTTTGTCAAAAGCGTGCTGCATTGGATGTCGTCTACCAACGAATTGATGGATTGGGATTAAGTAACCACGTTGCTCTCGTTCACGATGAAAAAAATGATCGGAAAAAACTGTACGCAAAAGTTGGCGCTGTTCTAGAGCAAAATCAAGTTTCGTTTGAAAATGCAATCAATCATTTATCATCTACCTCTAAAAAATTATCTACTCAAGAAGAGTTATTAAACAGTATCGCTGATGCTCTGTATCGTTACCAAGACTTTGGATTAAGATTATATGATTTATACGGTTTAGCCAGGCCAGTTGGAGAGACAACACAAATACTTGATCTACATACTGTTCTTCCTGAATTAAATAAAGATCGATTAGTCGATATAGCAGAAAAAGTCTACACCTATGCGGAGTGGTTTGAACGTTTTGGTGATGAAGACTTTCCATTAAAAGAGCGAAAAACTTTTTCCCATTTTAATATGAAGGAAAAACTGGAAGCGATTGAGCTTTTAAATGATGTGATTGATAAAGCAAAAAAGCTATTGAATACCTAG
- a CDS encoding 6-phosphogluconolactonase, with the protein MGKFAANDVAEQIVRLQQNQDEIRMVFAAAPSQNEFLQHLVTDERIKWNRIIAFHMDEYIGLQQEAPQLFQNFLKERLFDKVPFKEVHLINSSNEKEEERYTTLLQEKEIDIVCLGIGENGHIAFNDPLVADFADEKITKKVKLDAACRQQQVNDGCFSGLEEVPLYALTLTIPALMSAKSMYCVVPGKTKSTAVDQTLNGPISTACPSTFLRKHSHAFLYLDEDSFGDEKDEK; encoded by the coding sequence ATGGGAAAGTTTGCAGCAAATGATGTGGCTGAACAAATTGTAAGGCTACAACAGAATCAAGATGAAATTAGGATGGTATTTGCTGCAGCTCCCTCTCAGAATGAGTTTTTACAACATTTGGTAACAGATGAAAGAATTAAGTGGAATCGTATTATTGCTTTCCATATGGACGAATATATTGGCCTTCAACAAGAGGCTCCCCAGCTTTTTCAAAATTTTTTGAAAGAAAGATTGTTTGATAAAGTTCCATTTAAAGAGGTTCACCTTATTAATAGCTCTAATGAGAAAGAAGAGGAACGTTACACAACGTTACTTCAGGAAAAGGAAATCGACATTGTCTGCCTCGGAATTGGTGAAAATGGCCATATTGCTTTCAATGATCCACTAGTAGCTGATTTTGCAGATGAAAAAATAACCAAAAAAGTGAAGTTGGATGCGGCATGTAGACAACAGCAAGTTAATGACGGATGCTTTTCAGGTCTGGAAGAAGTTCCGTTATATGCGCTTACTTTAACCATTCCTGCCTTGATGTCCGCCAAATCAATGTATTGTGTTGTGCCTGGAAAAACGAAATCAACTGCAGTTGACCAAACGCTGAATGGTCCCATTAGCACAGCTTGCCCTTCGACTTTCCTGAGAAAGCATTCACATGCATTTTTATATTTAGATGAAGATTCATTTGGAGATGAAAAGGATGAGAAATAG